GCTCGATGCGGGCGATGCGTTCGTGGTCGCGCACGCGGCACTGGATGAAGCCCAGGTCTTTGAGCAGGTACTCGGCCCGCTCGATGCGCCCCAGGCGCTCGGGGGTGAGTTTCTCGCCGTAGGGCACGCGGCTGGCCAGGCAGGCCATCGCGGGCTTGTTCCAGGTCTTGAGCCCCATCGCCTGCGAGGCCTTGCGGATGTCGGCCTTGGTCAGCCCCGCGTCCATCAGCGGGTAGGCCACGCCCAGCTCGCGCCCGGCCTTGATTCCGGGGCGCCAGTCGCCGCTGTCGTCGGCGTTCACGCCGGCGGCGACGGCCTCGAACCCGCGCAGAGCGCCGACTTCCGCCAGGCGCTGGAAAAGCTCAGACTTGCAGTGAAAGCACCGGTCCGGCGGATTCTCGGCGTACTGGGGATTGTTCATCTCGCAGGTGGTCACCTCGACCAGCTCGACCCCGATCTGCCGCGCCAGCGTCACGCACTCGCTGTGCTCGCGCTGCGCCAGGCTCGACGATACGCCCGTGGCCGCCAGAACGTTCTCCCTGCCCAGAACGTCTGCCGCCAGCGCCAGCAGAAACGTGCTGTCGACCCCGCCCGAAAAGGCCACAACCACGCGCCTCAGGCTGGCGA
This sequence is a window from Planctomycetaceae bacterium. Protein-coding genes within it:
- the larE gene encoding ATP-dependent sacrificial sulfur transferase LarE, yielding MKSFDALPAELRQKLAAARESIASLRRVVVAFSGGVDSTFLLALAADVLGRENVLAATGVSSSLAQREHSECVTLARQIGVELVEVTTCEMNNPQYAENPPDRCFHCKSELFQRLAEVGALRGFEAVAAGVNADDSGDWRPGIKAGRELGVAYPLMDAGLTKADIRKASQAMGLKTWNKPAMACLASRVPYGEKLTPERLGRIERAEYLLKDLGFIQCRVRDHERIARIELPVEAMGLVMQSREAIVDGLKNLGYTYVTLDLQGFRSGSMNEVL